TCGAGCCGAACGATCGCGTGATCATCAACCCGAGCGATTCGATCGAAGACGGCGATCATGTCGAAGTGACGCATCCGCAAGGTCAATCGCAGCCGAAGGGCAAGGCGTCGTCGTGAATACGCTCGTGAATTTGCCTGTGTATGCCGCGCGAATCGGCACGTTCGCTCTGGCTGCGGCACTGTGCGCGTGCACGGTCGGCCCCGACTACAAGCGGCCGCTGGCGGATGCACCGCCCACATGGCACACCGATTCGTACTGGCGTCTCGCACAGCCGTCGCATGCGCCGCTTGCGCCCGAGTGGTGGAAGACATTCGGCGACGGCACGCTCGAACAACTGGAAACGCAGGCGCTCGCGCAAAACCAGACGCTTGTCGCTGCGAGCGCGCACTACGCGCAGGCGCGCGCCACGCTCGCCAACACGCGCGCGCAGCTGATTCCCGAAGTCGATCTGTCTGCATCGGCGGCGCGCGAGCGCGTGTCGAAGAACCGGCCCGTGACGAACTACGCGGTTCCGAACCAGTCGACGGTGCAAAACAATCTGCAGCTTGGTCCGACGATCAACTACGACGTCGATCTGTTCGGCCGCATCCGGCGCGATGTGGAAGGCGCGCAGGCGTCGGCGGAACAGTCGCGCGACGATCTCGCGAATGCGCGCCTCGTGCTGACCACCGATCTCGCCACCGACTATTTCTCGTTGCGCGAACTCGACGCCGAAATCGACGTGCTGAACCGCTCGGTGCAACTGCAACAGAAAGCGCTCGACTATGTAACGACGGAACACGATCTCGGCTCCGTATCGGGGCTCGACGTGTTGCAGCAAAAGTCGCTGCTTGATCAGACGCGCGTGCAGGCACAGCTTCTCGTCACGCAGCGCGAACAGTTCGAGCATGCGATCGCGGCGCTCGTCGCGGTGCCTGCACCGCAGTTTTCGATCGAACCGAAAGTGGCTGAATACCCCGTGCCTTCCATTCCGCTCGGTTTGCCGAGCGATCTGTTGCAACGCAGGCCGGACATTGCATCGGCGGAACGCGCGATGGCGTCGGCGAATGCGCAGATCGGTGTCGCCAAGGCCGCGTTCTTTCCGAGCCTGACGTTGACGCCGGGCATCGGCTGGCAAAGCACGGAATTCGCGAACCTGTTGAGTGCGCCGAGCCTGATGTGGTCGCTCGGTGCCGCGCTCAGTCAGGTCGTGTTCGACGGCGGGCGCCGCGCCGCGAATGTCGACTTCGCCAACGAGGGCTATCAGGCCGCGCAGGCCAATTATCGGCAGGCAGTGTTGACGGCGTTCCAGCAGGTGCAGGACGGGATTACGGGACTCTCAGTGCTCGACCGCGCCGCGTCGCAGTCGCACGATGCCGTCGCCGATGCGCAGCGGCTGCTGTCGCTTGCCAATGACCGCTATTCGGGCGGACTCGTCGCGTACCTCGACGTGATCACCGCGCAGCAATCGCTGCTGACGAGCGAGCGTCAGGATGTGCAGATTCACGGTCAGCAGATGACGACATCCGTTGCGCTCGTGAAGGCGCTCGGCGGCGGCTGGGACGCGCAGGAGGTGGATACGCAACATGACGCTGCTGCAAAAGATGCATCGAATGACACATCGGTCCCACACGCGCCGAACTGAAAACAGACTGTAAAGGGCGGGCTGAGCACGTTTGAAAAGCCTACTTATAATGAGGAAGACAATAGAAAGGAGCGCCCATGAAGCTGCTCATCGTGGAGGATGAATTCAAGGTCGTCGATTATCTGCGCCGTGGTCTGACGGAACAGGGCTGGGTGGTCGACGTCGCGCTCGACGGCGAAGAGGGCCTGC
This Paraburkholderia sabiae DNA region includes the following protein-coding sequences:
- a CDS encoding efflux transporter outer membrane subunit gives rise to the protein MNTLVNLPVYAARIGTFALAAALCACTVGPDYKRPLADAPPTWHTDSYWRLAQPSHAPLAPEWWKTFGDGTLEQLETQALAQNQTLVAASAHYAQARATLANTRAQLIPEVDLSASAARERVSKNRPVTNYAVPNQSTVQNNLQLGPTINYDVDLFGRIRRDVEGAQASAEQSRDDLANARLVLTTDLATDYFSLRELDAEIDVLNRSVQLQQKALDYVTTEHDLGSVSGLDVLQQKSLLDQTRVQAQLLVTQREQFEHAIAALVAVPAPQFSIEPKVAEYPVPSIPLGLPSDLLQRRPDIASAERAMASANAQIGVAKAAFFPSLTLTPGIGWQSTEFANLLSAPSLMWSLGAALSQVVFDGGRRAANVDFANEGYQAAQANYRQAVLTAFQQVQDGITGLSVLDRAASQSHDAVADAQRLLSLANDRYSGGLVAYLDVITAQQSLLTSERQDVQIHGQQMTTSVALVKALGGGWDAQEVDTQHDAAAKDASNDTSVPHAPN